GACGATGACGCCTTTTTGCGGCCGCTTGGCTATCGGTTCGCCGCCTACGACCTCCCTGACAGCCTGGGCCTCGGGTTCGATTTCCTATCCTATTCGACACCCGGCCAGCTCGCCGAATACTACACCTTGGCACAAGGCCGATTGGCGGCGGTCCAGGTATGGCGTAGCCATGTGACCGGCGCCGTCCCGGAGAATGAACGCTGGGATCTCCTGACCGACGTTGCCAAGCTGAACCACCCCGACGTCCTGCAGATGATCGAAACCGCCCGCGTTGATGCCGTGCCCATCGTCGATGACATGTCGCTGGTCGACATGCCGGCCTGGTCAAAGGGCAGAGTCCTGCTGCTGGGCGATGCCGCCCACTGTCTGACCCTCGTCTCGGGCCAGGGCGCCGGACTGGCCCTGGCTTCGGCCGTGATCCTGGCCTCGAAGCTCGCTCAGCACGATGTCCACGGGGCCGTTGCGAAGCACGACGCGCAGCTGAGACCGGCGGTGAACCGGTTGCAGGAGAGGAGCCGCCGCATGGCCTCGTGGTTCATTCCAGCGTCCCGCCTGGGCTATGTGGCGCGCAACACGGTGCTCAAGAACATACCGACGTCATGGCTGGGACGTTACTTCAACAAAACGCTGATGTCGGAGATCGAGGCGGTCGGCACCTTGCCGGATATCGGTCGAGAGTGACGCGACGCCGCCAACGCAGGTTAATCCGCTCCAGGGTCAGGCCGCCGGACAGGGTGTGGTCGACCTATCCAACGCCCCGCGGCTTTTGGTCAGATGTTGCTTATCGGAGGAATGGTGGAGCCGAGGGGAGTCGAACCCCTGACCTCTTGAAT
This Pseudomonadota bacterium DNA region includes the following protein-coding sequences:
- a CDS encoding FAD-dependent monooxygenase: MERPLAVICGAGVAGLAAAYCLHRVGWRSVVVEKADNLRQGGYFVGLSGVGYMAARDMGILPQLEAVARDIDENVYFDRRGREIMRLRYRDFLAHVPFLVLHRTDLIATLEGLVKPVVDLRLATTVADVDDTGGAVRVSLSSGETLTADLMIGADGFRSTLRRRHFGDDDAFLRPLGYRFAAYDLPDSLGLGFDFLSYSTPGQLAEYYTLAQGRLAAVQVWRSHVTGAVPENERWDLLTDVAKLNHPDVLQMIETARVDAVPIVDDMSLVDMPAWSKGRVLLLGDAAHCLTLVSGQGAGLALASAVILASKLAQHDVHGAVAKHDAQLRPAVNRLQERSRRMASWFIPASRLGYVARNTVLKNIPTSWLGRYFNKTLMSEIEAVGTLPDIGRE